In a genomic window of Vibrio gigantis:
- a CDS encoding efflux RND transporter permease subunit, with translation MSWMTKWFINNPVAANLLMMAIVISGVLAFGQLRVESFPQIAPSSISITVAYPGGTAQQIDESVTQRIEESISGIAGIKQITSQSSAGVSRVVVRKTSSTDLDKLLDDIRNQVNAINGFPVQAERPQVVRNEFTNLAAFVVVSGPRTDDELQPIAKQLEQALKKNPQISKVSNWGTRTPQLVIDPDPDQLKALGLSLEDLAGLVEQRSLESRSGELISDKGRMVIRGDGYADDLQKLNQLVVISGSNGEIRLGDIAKLTRGYQYSGSIVRNNGANAIALLVSTSQTDNLLKVSEAISETLDAQRVILPSDIELNTMADMAPYIEEQLFRLSENAWQGLLIVLILLGIFLEIRLAFWVAMGIPIALAGTLAAMQWFNYSINDITLFGFILVLGVLVDDAVVVGEAIHEKRTGHGSSSGHLNRNGPSNVNGKTAAWQGVHSVSVATVFGVLTTIAAFSPMLWINNELAKVLAGFSAVVIFALIFSLIESKFILPSHLAQLSLKKPSTSIFAKVQNAAQGGLQWFNLNIYKPVLEFALGYKVASLLGFVAVISLAYGMWSNGAIRSALFPEIPGRYITAVIELEDGAPLPLQRQALLQVEQAMTQVEKGLMEDYPLQEKPVVNLLAWSDGYGEIEVTAELTNESLSLLPGNLLLKRWRESTGQIEGAYSAKFSAAEEPAGGTFLTISSNDRELASRVSEQLADTLESLKGVSDVYDDGQDGLPQVRLVLNQYGQQLGLTQAKLAQLAGEAFGEREVHRLLENGQETKVLLQYPRDERRTLVQLQQAIIMLPNGGSVMIGDIAEFRHEQEPQVVFRRDREQVINLYWKQNRDLQSPEKTREQLEETIESLRLQYPSVTIKAGGEFEEIGEVSDGFKSAMILTLLMIYILLAVPLKSYWQPMIIMAVIPFGFAGAIFGHYLMDLPISILSMFGMMAMTGIVINDSLVLITRFNAEYRQGVPLQKALVIAGTSRLRAIFLTTITTVCGLLPLLSETAEQAQYLKPAAVSLVFGELFATAVTLILIPVLLGLFFRKPPQVEDLIENGAVEQEPQVQTQLTLERS, from the coding sequence ATGAGTTGGATGACAAAATGGTTCATTAACAACCCAGTCGCTGCCAATTTGTTGATGATGGCGATTGTTATCAGTGGTGTGCTGGCGTTTGGTCAGCTGCGTGTCGAGTCGTTCCCGCAAATTGCACCATCATCAATCAGTATTACTGTGGCTTATCCTGGCGGTACTGCACAACAGATTGATGAGAGCGTGACTCAACGAATCGAAGAGTCGATCAGCGGCATTGCAGGCATCAAACAGATCACCAGCCAATCGAGTGCTGGCGTGTCTAGAGTCGTGGTACGTAAAACCAGCAGCACAGATTTAGACAAGCTGTTGGATGATATTCGTAATCAAGTTAACGCCATCAACGGCTTTCCAGTGCAAGCAGAAAGACCGCAAGTGGTGCGTAATGAATTTACCAACTTAGCTGCGTTTGTTGTGGTGTCAGGTCCAAGAACCGATGACGAATTACAACCTATTGCTAAGCAACTTGAACAAGCGCTGAAAAAGAACCCTCAAATTTCCAAGGTCTCAAACTGGGGAACTCGAACGCCTCAGTTGGTTATCGATCCAGACCCTGACCAACTCAAGGCGCTAGGGCTGAGCTTGGAAGATCTTGCAGGTTTAGTTGAGCAGCGTTCACTAGAGTCTCGTAGCGGTGAGCTGATTAGTGACAAAGGCCGAATGGTTATTCGTGGTGACGGTTATGCCGATGATTTGCAGAAGCTGAATCAGCTTGTCGTAATTTCGGGTAGTAATGGAGAAATACGCTTGGGAGACATTGCCAAGCTAACCCGTGGCTACCAATACAGCGGCTCTATCGTGCGTAACAACGGCGCTAACGCCATCGCTTTATTGGTCAGCACTAGCCAAACCGATAATCTACTTAAAGTCAGTGAAGCGATCAGCGAAACCTTGGATGCACAACGTGTGATTCTGCCGTCGGATATTGAGCTGAATACCATGGCTGATATGGCGCCTTACATTGAAGAGCAGCTATTTCGTTTAAGCGAAAACGCCTGGCAAGGCTTGCTAATTGTGTTGATCTTGCTCGGGATATTTCTTGAAATTAGGCTCGCGTTTTGGGTCGCGATGGGAATTCCGATTGCGCTCGCTGGAACACTCGCTGCAATGCAGTGGTTTAACTACAGCATCAACGACATCACTTTGTTTGGCTTTATCTTGGTGCTCGGTGTGTTGGTGGATGATGCCGTAGTTGTGGGTGAAGCGATACATGAAAAACGGACGGGGCACGGCAGTAGTTCTGGTCATTTAAATAGAAACGGCCCCTCTAATGTAAACGGAAAAACAGCCGCTTGGCAGGGCGTCCATTCTGTGTCGGTGGCAACCGTGTTTGGTGTGCTGACGACCATTGCTGCATTTTCTCCAATGCTATGGATTAACAATGAGTTAGCCAAGGTGCTTGCTGGGTTTTCGGCAGTGGTGATCTTCGCTTTGATCTTCTCGCTGATTGAAAGCAAATTTATTCTACCGTCACACTTGGCTCAGCTTTCTTTGAAAAAGCCATCTACAAGTATTTTTGCCAAGGTTCAGAATGCCGCTCAAGGCGGTTTGCAGTGGTTCAATCTCAACATCTATAAGCCAGTATTGGAGTTTGCACTTGGCTACAAAGTGGCGTCTTTGCTTGGGTTTGTGGCGGTTATCTCACTGGCTTACGGTATGTGGTCGAATGGGGCGATTCGAAGTGCGCTGTTCCCTGAAATTCCTGGGCGTTACATTACGGCTGTTATTGAGCTAGAAGATGGTGCGCCGTTACCACTGCAGCGCCAAGCTTTGTTGCAAGTAGAGCAAGCGATGACTCAGGTTGAGAAAGGCTTAATGGAAGATTATCCATTACAAGAGAAGCCCGTCGTAAACCTGCTCGCGTGGTCAGATGGTTATGGGGAAATTGAAGTCACTGCGGAGCTCACCAATGAATCTTTAAGCTTATTGCCGGGTAACTTACTGCTGAAGCGATGGCGAGAAAGCACTGGGCAAATTGAAGGGGCTTACTCGGCCAAATTCAGCGCAGCAGAAGAACCAGCTGGTGGCACATTCTTAACGATCTCTTCCAACGATCGTGAGTTGGCTTCTCGTGTGAGTGAACAGCTAGCAGATACTCTAGAGTCCTTAAAAGGCGTTTCGGATGTTTACGATGATGGTCAGGATGGTTTACCACAAGTTCGCTTAGTGCTGAATCAATATGGTCAGCAGCTTGGATTAACTCAAGCGAAGCTGGCACAGCTTGCCGGAGAAGCGTTTGGCGAAAGGGAAGTTCATCGCCTATTAGAAAACGGACAAGAGACCAAGGTGCTGCTGCAATACCCAAGAGATGAGCGCAGAACCTTAGTTCAGCTACAACAAGCCATCATTATGTTGCCGAACGGTGGCAGCGTAATGATTGGCGATATCGCTGAGTTCCGTCACGAGCAAGAGCCGCAAGTGGTTTTCCGCCGTGACCGAGAACAAGTGATCAACCTCTATTGGAAGCAAAACCGAGATCTGCAATCACCAGAGAAGACACGAGAACAGCTTGAAGAGACGATTGAATCTCTGCGGCTACAATACCCAAGTGTGACGATCAAAGCGGGTGGCGAGTTTGAAGAGATAGGGGAAGTGTCGGATGGCTTTAAATCCGCGATGATCCTGACGCTGCTGATGATCTACATCTTGTTGGCAGTGCCTTTGAAATCCTACTGGCAGCCAATGATCATCATGGCGGTAATACCGTTTGGATTCGCAGGCGCGATTTTTGGTCATTACTTGATGGACTTGCCGATCAGCATTCTTTCGATGTTCGGAATGATGGCCATGACGGGGATCGTGATTAACGACTCGTTGGTGTTGATCACGCGTTTTAATGCTGAATATCGCCAAGGCGTCCCATTACAGAAAGCGTTGGTGATTGCGGGCACCAGCCGATTGAGAGCGATCTTCTTAACCACGATAACCACTGTGTGTGGGTTGTTGCCGTTACTAAGCGAAACTGCGGAACAAGCACAATACTTAAAGCCTGCGGCGGTGTCGTTGGTGTTTGGTGAACTGTTCGCCACTGCGGTAACGCTGATTTTGATACCTGTGTTGCTTGGTTTGTTTTTCCGCAAACCGCCTCAAGTTGAAGATCTAATCGAAAATGGAGCGGTCGAACAAGAACCACAGGTACAGACACAGCTCACTTTGGAGCGCTCGTGA
- a CDS encoding helix-turn-helix transcriptional regulator — protein MIDFIKDKDDSEAKRSNSIKTTDTRASMPENKDRVTQQSKPDYHSVPGFKLVPEIALVESLPEHLQKRFSHALNLMHEEWGERRTWEEIATESAISPYHFHRQFTELFNETPGQYLSRIRLQIAVSLLINDEPWSVIEIAQYCGFSSSQSLGKALKRELGVTAKHIRAMGYNATPKETADFIQRLAHPGVQSSMEKELVKSMPTELVWYPERGMQKLKLDDPDWDTAFEMYGQKSTQLMGTTPIKQMRNKWDDIDAEIGNWQVAKERYDMTIPEGYYLCSDVYLVSDVAYSTALEALFNAVKQQGLQLAVNGYLVEMIRHIDDDDVEGVTFSFQLPVLTTQDNE, from the coding sequence GTGATTGATTTTATAAAGGACAAAGACGATAGTGAAGCCAAGCGATCGAATTCAATCAAGACGACAGATACAAGAGCTTCTATGCCTGAGAACAAAGACCGTGTGACGCAACAGAGCAAGCCTGACTATCACTCAGTGCCTGGGTTTAAACTTGTGCCCGAGATTGCGTTGGTTGAATCTTTACCAGAACACCTTCAAAAACGCTTTAGCCATGCGCTTAACTTAATGCATGAAGAGTGGGGTGAGCGTCGTACTTGGGAAGAGATAGCGACCGAGAGCGCGATTTCTCCATACCACTTTCATCGTCAGTTTACTGAGCTGTTTAATGAAACGCCGGGTCAATACCTGAGTCGAATACGTCTACAGATTGCTGTTAGCCTGTTGATCAATGACGAGCCATGGAGCGTCATTGAAATTGCTCAGTATTGTGGATTCTCATCGTCACAGTCGCTAGGCAAGGCGCTCAAGCGTGAGCTGGGCGTGACGGCAAAGCACATTCGAGCAATGGGTTATAACGCGACACCCAAGGAGACGGCGGATTTCATCCAGAGATTGGCGCATCCCGGTGTGCAGTCTTCGATGGAAAAAGAGCTGGTTAAGTCTATGCCAACAGAATTGGTTTGGTATCCGGAGCGTGGTATGCAGAAGCTCAAATTAGACGACCCTGACTGGGATACCGCGTTTGAGATGTACGGCCAGAAGTCGACACAACTTATGGGCACAACGCCGATTAAGCAAATGAGAAACAAGTGGGACGACATAGACGCTGAAATCGGCAACTGGCAAGTAGCTAAAGAGCGTTACGATATGACCATTCCAGAAGGTTACTACTTGTGTAGCGATGTTTATCTGGTTTCCGATGTAGCCTACAGCACGGCTTTAGAAGCGTTGTTTAATGCGGTTAAGCAACAAGGCTTACAGTTAGCCGTGAATGGCTATTTGGTGGAGATGATTCGCCATATAGATGATGACGATGTAGAAGGAGTAACATTCTCTTTTCAGTTGCCGGTTTTAACCACGCAAGACAACGAATAA
- the fruA gene encoding PTS fructose transporter subunit IIBC gives MNITIITACPSGVANSIIAAGLLEQATKALGWNAAIECQSSVLPESPVSQDAIDSSDVVVIAANTNVDKARFVGKKVYQAAISECTADAKAFLEKAAAEATVLEASQVESTIEVTGTSANASTETTGSKKIVAITACPTGVAHTFMAAEALEAEGKRLGHQIKVETRGSVGAKNQLTDQEIADADLVIIAADIDVPLDRFNGKALYKTTTSPALKKTKQEMEKAFAEAKPYQHTASSNSAPADEKKGVYKHLMTGVSHMLPVVVAGGLIIALSFVFGIEAFKEEGTLAAALMTIGGGSAFALMIPVLAGFIAFSIADRPGLAPGLIGGMLASSTGAGFLGGIAAGFIAGYSAKLIADKVQLPQSMEALKPILIIPFIASLFTGLVMVYIVGGPVSGVMSAMTDFLNNMGTSNAILLGVILGAMMCFDLGGPVNKAAYTFGVGLLASQTYAPMAAIMAAGMVPALGMGLATFLVKDKFEASEREAGKASFVLGLCFISEGAIPFAAKDPMRVIPACMAGGALTGALSMMFGAQLMAPHGGLFVLLIPGAISPVLMYLVAIAAGTAVTGFGYAALKKMSGSKVTAEA, from the coding sequence ATGAATATTACCATTATCACAGCTTGCCCAAGTGGCGTAGCAAACAGCATCATCGCCGCAGGCTTGTTAGAACAAGCGACAAAAGCACTGGGTTGGAACGCCGCTATTGAATGTCAATCAAGCGTGTTACCTGAATCTCCAGTATCACAAGACGCTATCGACAGCAGCGATGTTGTGGTTATCGCAGCCAACACAAACGTTGATAAAGCGCGCTTTGTCGGCAAAAAAGTTTACCAAGCAGCTATCTCTGAGTGCACTGCAGATGCAAAAGCATTTCTAGAGAAAGCGGCAGCAGAAGCAACGGTATTAGAAGCTTCTCAAGTTGAAAGCACTATTGAAGTGACGGGTACTTCGGCAAATGCTTCAACAGAAACAACAGGCAGCAAAAAGATCGTTGCGATTACTGCTTGTCCAACGGGTGTTGCACATACCTTCATGGCAGCTGAAGCACTTGAAGCCGAAGGCAAACGCCTAGGTCACCAAATCAAAGTGGAAACTCGCGGCTCTGTAGGTGCGAAGAACCAACTAACAGACCAAGAAATCGCAGACGCTGATCTTGTTATCATCGCAGCAGATATCGATGTACCACTGGATCGTTTTAACGGCAAAGCGCTATACAAAACAACGACAAGTCCTGCTTTGAAGAAAACAAAGCAAGAGATGGAAAAAGCATTCGCAGAAGCGAAACCATACCAACACACAGCTTCTTCTAATTCAGCACCCGCTGATGAGAAGAAAGGCGTGTACAAGCACCTGATGACAGGTGTATCTCACATGCTTCCTGTGGTTGTTGCGGGTGGTTTGATCATCGCTCTTTCTTTCGTATTCGGTATCGAAGCGTTTAAAGAAGAAGGCACACTAGCAGCGGCACTGATGACTATCGGTGGTGGTTCTGCATTCGCTCTGATGATTCCCGTTCTTGCTGGTTTCATTGCATTCTCGATTGCTGACCGTCCGGGTCTAGCTCCTGGTCTAATTGGCGGTATGCTGGCTAGCTCAACGGGCGCTGGCTTCCTAGGTGGTATCGCGGCTGGTTTCATTGCGGGTTACTCTGCAAAACTCATTGCCGACAAAGTTCAGCTTCCACAGTCAATGGAAGCCCTCAAGCCTATCCTGATCATTCCGTTTATTGCGAGTTTGTTCACTGGCCTTGTGATGGTTTACATTGTGGGTGGTCCTGTATCTGGCGTGATGAGCGCAATGACAGACTTCCTAAACAACATGGGTACGTCTAACGCGATTCTTCTAGGTGTGATTCTAGGCGCAATGATGTGTTTCGACCTTGGTGGCCCTGTAAACAAAGCGGCTTACACATTTGGTGTTGGTCTGCTGGCTTCGCAAACTTACGCACCAATGGCGGCTATCATGGCAGCAGGTATGGTTCCAGCTCTAGGTATGGGTCTTGCGACTTTCCTAGTGAAAGACAAGTTTGAAGCAAGCGAGCGTGAAGCAGGTAAAGCATCATTCGTTCTTGGCCTATGTTTCATCTCTGAAGGTGCGATTCCATTCGCAGCGAAAGATCCAATGCGTGTTATCCCAGCATGTATGGCAGGTGGTGCACTAACGGGTGCTCTATCAATGATGTTTGGTGCACAGCTAATGGCTCCACACGGCGGCTTGTTCGTACTACTGATTCCTGGCGCCATCTCTCCAGTGCTTATGTACCTAGTGGCGATTGCAGCAGGTACAGCAGTAACAGGCTTTGGTTACGCAGCACTTAAAAAGATGAGCGGCTCTAAAGTAACGGCAGAGGCTTAA
- the pfkB gene encoding 1-phosphofructokinase, with protein MSDKQIKAVTVTLNPALDLTGAIDALNVGSVSLVNKGSLHAAGKGVNVAKVLSELGAKVTVTGFLGRNNAEAFCQLFEQMGATDRFIRVDGATRINVKLVENSGQVSDINFPGVPVDADAVKAFEETLLELAEDHEYFVIAGSLPQGVSPELCASWVQRLRDLGKKVLFDSSRDALKAGINAQPWLIKPNDEELSQLFNAELTTRDQCQHAGQALSEKGIDNIVVSLGAEGVMWLNQGEWLHAQPPRMQVVSTVGAGDTLVAGLCWGHMQQMPKPELIKFATALSALAVSQVGVGITSQQELDSVLQNIQLQALSAPTSQLDTSK; from the coding sequence ATGTCTGATAAACAAATCAAAGCCGTTACCGTTACGCTAAACCCAGCTCTCGACCTAACTGGCGCTATCGACGCACTCAATGTAGGTTCAGTTAGCCTAGTAAACAAAGGCTCTCTGCATGCAGCAGGCAAAGGCGTAAACGTAGCAAAAGTACTTTCAGAACTTGGCGCTAAGGTTACCGTAACAGGTTTCCTTGGCCGCAATAATGCAGAAGCCTTCTGCCAACTGTTCGAACAGATGGGCGCAACTGACCGCTTTATCCGTGTTGATGGCGCGACTCGTATCAACGTAAAATTAGTAGAAAACTCAGGCCAAGTTAGCGACATCAACTTCCCAGGTGTTCCTGTTGATGCTGACGCTGTTAAAGCGTTTGAAGAAACCTTGCTTGAGCTGGCTGAAGACCACGAATACTTCGTGATTGCAGGCAGCTTGCCACAAGGTGTATCGCCAGAGCTTTGCGCTTCTTGGGTACAGCGCTTGCGTGACCTAGGTAAAAAAGTGTTGTTCGACAGCAGCCGTGACGCACTCAAAGCCGGTATCAATGCTCAGCCTTGGTTGATTAAGCCAAACGACGAAGAGCTGTCTCAGCTGTTCAATGCAGAACTGACAACTCGTGACCAATGCCAACACGCAGGCCAAGCCCTGAGTGAAAAAGGCATCGATAACATCGTGGTATCACTTGGCGCTGAAGGCGTGATGTGGCTAAACCAAGGTGAATGGTTACATGCTCAACCGCCGCGTATGCAAGTGGTGAGCACAGTAGGCGCAGGCGACACCTTGGTTGCTGGCCTATGTTGGGGTCACATGCAACAGATGCCAAAACCAGAACTTATTAAATTCGCAACCGCCCTATCTGCTCTAGCAGTTTCACAGGTAGGCGTGGGCATCACCAGCCAACAAGAGCTGGATTCAGTACTACAAAATATCCAATTACAGGCGCTTAGTGCTCCAACTAGCCAGTTAGACACAAGCAAATAG
- the fruB gene encoding fused PTS fructose transporter subunit IIA/HPr protein — translation MLKLSKSDITLGQTADDKFKAIQNIAGDLTAKGLVDSGYVEGMLNRENQNSTFLGNGIAIPHGTTDTRSLVKETGVAVHHFPEGIDWADGNRVYVAIGIAAKSDEHLGILKQLTKVLAADGVEEKLKQAKSEDEIIALLNGKVQLEADLDASLVQLLFPASDMVQMSAVAGGLLKNTGCTDNAFVADLVTKTPTHLGQGLWLLGSDKGVTRTGVSFVSTANHCEYEGTPVKALVAFAACNSAHQSILANLSKMVFEGKQQQLLTADIAQVIGLLKGEAVSTASQDDDNCAVFKIKNAHGLHARPGAMLVAEAKKFESTIRVSNLDGDGKEVNAKSLMKVIALGVKHGHQLQFVAEGEDAAQALESIGKAIVSGLGEG, via the coding sequence ATGCTTAAATTATCAAAATCTGACATCACTCTTGGTCAAACGGCCGATGACAAATTCAAAGCTATCCAGAACATTGCTGGCGACCTAACTGCGAAAGGCCTAGTTGACTCTGGCTACGTTGAAGGAATGCTGAACCGTGAAAACCAGAACTCTACGTTCCTAGGTAACGGCATCGCGATTCCTCACGGCACCACGGACACGCGTAGCCTAGTAAAAGAGACAGGCGTAGCCGTTCACCACTTCCCAGAAGGCATTGATTGGGCAGATGGCAACCGTGTTTACGTAGCAATTGGTATTGCAGCGAAATCTGACGAGCACTTAGGCATCCTTAAGCAGCTAACTAAGGTTCTAGCGGCAGATGGTGTTGAAGAGAAATTAAAGCAAGCGAAATCAGAAGACGAAATCATCGCCCTACTTAATGGCAAAGTTCAGCTAGAAGCCGACCTAGACGCTTCTTTGGTTCAGCTACTGTTCCCTGCAAGCGACATGGTTCAAATGTCGGCAGTTGCAGGCGGTCTTCTTAAGAACACTGGCTGTACTGACAACGCATTCGTTGCTGACCTAGTAACAAAAACACCGACTCACCTAGGCCAAGGCCTGTGGTTGTTGGGCAGCGATAAAGGCGTAACTCGCACTGGCGTATCGTTTGTTTCAACAGCAAACCACTGTGAGTACGAAGGCACACCAGTGAAAGCATTAGTTGCATTCGCAGCTTGTAACAGCGCGCACCAATCTATTCTGGCAAACCTAAGCAAGATGGTTTTCGAAGGTAAACAGCAACAACTGTTAACAGCTGACATTGCGCAAGTGATTGGTCTTCTAAAAGGTGAAGCGGTTTCTACAGCCTCTCAAGACGATGACAACTGCGCAGTATTCAAAATCAAAAACGCGCACGGCCTACACGCTCGCCCGGGTGCAATGCTGGTTGCTGAAGCGAAGAAATTCGAATCAACAATCCGCGTTTCAAATCTAGATGGCGACGGAAAAGAAGTGAACGCGAAGAGCTTGATGAAAGTCATCGCACTTGGCGTTAAACACGGTCACCAGCTTCAGTTTGTTGCTGAAGGTGAAGACGCAGCACAAGCACTTGAATCGATTGGCAAAGCTATCGTTTCAGGCCTTGGCGAAGGTTAA
- the cra gene encoding catabolite repressor/activator, with product MTLDEIAKLAGVSKTTASYVINGKAQKYRISEKTQQKVMAVVDEYNYRPDHAASSLRAGNSRSFGLIIPDLENSSYARLAKLIEQNSRKVGYQILIGCSDDDAETERKVAEALVSRRIDALLVASSMPDANEFYLKLQNSGTPVIAIDRPLDDEHFACVISEDFEAAFELTHSILDDSIHSVGLIGALPDLNISRERQLGFEAANKAHTQQTGLTENKPMVVGYGEHFDRESGREIFEGWIAKGTVPDAIVTMSYTLLEGVLDVMVEKPELINQVKLATFGDNRLLDFLPFKVHSLPQQFEVIADSAFALALNASAKRYQAGIELVPRSLVKRG from the coding sequence ATGACACTAGATGAGATTGCCAAACTAGCCGGTGTGTCGAAAACCACAGCCAGCTATGTGATTAATGGCAAGGCGCAGAAATACAGAATCAGTGAGAAGACGCAGCAAAAAGTAATGGCAGTTGTCGATGAGTATAACTACCGTCCAGACCATGCTGCTTCGTCGCTGCGTGCTGGTAATAGCCGTTCATTTGGTTTGATTATTCCTGATCTGGAAAACAGCAGTTACGCGCGTTTAGCAAAATTGATAGAGCAGAACTCACGTAAAGTGGGCTATCAAATCTTGATCGGTTGCTCTGATGATGACGCCGAAACCGAACGCAAAGTAGCGGAAGCGCTGGTGAGCCGTCGTATTGATGCCTTGCTGGTGGCGAGCTCTATGCCAGACGCTAACGAGTTCTATTTGAAGCTGCAAAACTCAGGTACACCCGTAATCGCGATTGACCGTCCGTTAGACGATGAACACTTTGCTTGCGTAATCAGTGAAGATTTCGAAGCAGCGTTTGAACTGACGCATTCAATCCTTGATGACAGCATTCATAGTGTTGGTTTGATAGGTGCACTGCCAGATTTAAATATCTCACGCGAACGTCAGCTAGGTTTTGAAGCGGCAAATAAAGCGCATACTCAACAAACAGGGCTAACAGAAAATAAGCCGATGGTTGTGGGGTATGGCGAACACTTTGATCGAGAATCAGGGCGTGAGATTTTTGAGGGTTGGATTGCCAAGGGCACAGTGCCTGATGCGATTGTGACTATGTCTTACACCTTGCTAGAAGGTGTATTGGATGTGATGGTCGAAAAGCCAGAGCTGATCAATCAAGTGAAACTGGCAACCTTTGGTGATAATCGCTTATTGGATTTCTTACCTTTCAAAGTCCATTCACTGCCACAGCAATTCGAAGTGATTGCCGATAGTGCTTTTGCTTTGGCATTAAATGCGTCGGCTAAGCGTTACCAAGCGGGTATTGAGCTGGTACCAAGAAGCTTAGTAAAACGAGGCTAA
- a CDS encoding bifunctional protein-serine/threonine kinase/phosphatase has protein sequence MTISFNQGQVVTPESNNQLTLKFGGYSNKGIRDENQDAIIVKHPKTRAEQELKGSVACIADGASCSEHGQKASHTSVMQFIDDYYATPQSWSIQRSAQKVLTSLNSWLFNTSVSNIHPAQQVNHNALVSTFSSVILKSNTAHLFHVGDSRIYLLRDGDLRQLTRDHTRKNMGQKHYLTRALGMDNQLNVDYQTLPIKKNDRFILTSDGVHEFVSPNTFKEHIDKPGADFEYAAQSICNTALSHNSSDNVSCLIVQVSHLPKPSLIEFHEKLAKRAIPPALKLGQSIDNFMVLEVLYAGSRSHVYRVMQKETQTEFVLKVPSVQYHDSPSQLRAFFNEQWAGLLLHNKKIMKVYPTPEHSQFLYQICEWVEGITLRQWMYDNPKPSLNEVREILEKITQGIRVLQRADMVHRDLKPENIMIQRDGEIKIIDLGAVLVRGLEEGELTDKDDTPLGAVNYIAPETIKHNTATTSSDLFSIAVIGYEMLTGTLPYSEMTAQSLNQSRHHRWEYQPITQKRSDLPSWVDLVLQKACAESPSERHQVLGDFVADLYTPNQSLVKSKAKQPLINRNPIQFWKVLALLLGIVAIVEFGLLLSSN, from the coding sequence ATGACAATTTCATTCAACCAAGGGCAAGTCGTCACGCCAGAATCTAATAACCAGTTAACGCTCAAGTTTGGTGGTTATTCGAATAAAGGCATCCGTGATGAAAACCAAGACGCCATCATTGTAAAACACCCTAAAACTCGCGCGGAGCAAGAGTTGAAAGGCAGTGTTGCCTGCATAGCAGACGGCGCAAGTTGCAGTGAACACGGCCAGAAAGCCAGCCACACCAGCGTGATGCAGTTTATCGACGACTATTACGCAACGCCACAAAGTTGGAGCATTCAGCGTTCAGCGCAAAAAGTCCTAACCTCGCTCAACTCTTGGCTGTTCAACACTTCTGTTTCTAATATTCATCCCGCACAACAAGTTAACCACAATGCGCTCGTATCGACGTTCAGCAGTGTGATACTGAAATCGAACACCGCCCATCTATTCCATGTGGGTGACAGTCGTATTTACTTGCTAAGAGATGGAGATTTACGCCAACTGACCCGTGACCACACTCGTAAGAACATGGGGCAGAAGCATTACTTAACCAGAGCATTGGGCATGGATAATCAGCTCAATGTTGACTATCAAACCTTACCCATCAAGAAGAATGACCGCTTTATCCTCACATCGGATGGTGTACATGAGTTCGTTTCCCCTAACACGTTTAAAGAACACATCGATAAACCCGGTGCGGATTTCGAATACGCCGCGCAAAGCATCTGCAATACCGCCTTAAGCCACAATAGCTCAGACAACGTGAGCTGTTTGATAGTCCAAGTCAGTCACCTACCCAAACCATCGTTAATTGAATTTCATGAAAAACTCGCCAAGCGCGCTATTCCACCCGCTTTAAAACTCGGGCAAAGTATCGACAACTTCATGGTACTTGAGGTTTTGTATGCAGGCTCAAGAAGCCATGTGTATCGTGTGATGCAGAAAGAGACACAAACCGAGTTCGTGCTCAAAGTGCCTTCTGTTCAATATCACGATAGTCCTTCGCAACTCAGAGCGTTCTTTAATGAACAATGGGCGGGGCTATTGCTGCACAACAAGAAAATCATGAAGGTTTACCCAACGCCAGAGCACTCGCAATTCTTATATCAAATCTGCGAATGGGTCGAAGGCATCACGCTAAGACAATGGATGTACGATAATCCAAAGCCGTCACTCAATGAAGTGCGCGAAATCTTAGAAAAAATCACGCAAGGCATTCGAGTATTACAACGCGCAGATATGGTGCACCGAGACTTAAAGCCCGAGAACATCATGATTCAACGTGATGGTGAGATAAAAATCATCGACCTTGGTGCAGTGTTAGTGAGGGGCCTTGAAGAGGGAGAGCTCACAGACAAGGACGACACACCATTAGGCGCGGTCAATTATATTGCACCAGAAACCATCAAGCACAATACGGCGACCACTAGTTCAGATTTGTTCTCTATCGCAGTGATCGGCTATGAGATGCTAACGGGTACATTGCCCTACTCTGAGATGACTGCACAATCGCTTAATCAATCTCGTCACCATCGATGGGAATATCAACCCATCACACAAAAACGGTCTGACTTACCAAGTTGGGTGGATTTGGTGTTACAAAAAGCCTGTGCGGAATCGCCAAGCGAACGTCATCAAGTGTTGGGGGATTTTGTGGCAGACCTTTACACACCGAACCAAAGCTTGGTGAAAAGTAAAGCCAAGCAACCTTTGATAAACCGAAACCCAATCCAGTTTTGGAAAGTGCTGGCCTTGTTGCTCGGCATTGTTGCCATTGTAGAGTTTGGCTTATTGCTTAGTTCTAACTAA